DNA from Bacteroides zoogleoformans:
AAAAGTCAATAAAGGCGTACTCAAAATAAAACTGCCTGCCAAGTCTATTGTCACCCTCGAATTGCAATAAAGCACAACCGGGTTGCAATAAGGCAAGCCTGTTTAATGTGTTTTTGACATGAGGCAAACAAGGAGGTCTTCAAAAAAGGCCTCCTGACAATGTTGCCAATTGCACATAAAGAGTTATCTTTGCCCTTATTAAAATCCAGTAAGCTAAGAGCTGTCTGTTTCCGACATTCAAAAAAACTAATTATAAACGATATGAACGACAAAAAACTGATGAACCGTGCAGCGGATAACATCCGCATCCTTGCCGCCTCTATGGTTGAAAAGGCCAACTCCGGACACCCCGGTGGCGCCATGGGCGGTGCCGACTTTGTGAACGTACTGTTCTCCGAATTCTTGGTATACGACCCCGAAAATCCTGCTTGGGAAGGTCGCGACCGTTTCTTTCTCGACCCGGGACATATGTCGCCGATGCTCTATTCCCAATTGGCGTTGACCGGGAAGTTCACGTTGGACGAACTGAAAGAGTTTCGCCAATGGGAAAGTCCCACGCCGGGACATCCCGAACGCGATATCATGCGCGGCATCGAGAACACTTCCGGCCCGCTGGGACAAGGCCACACCTATGCCGTAGGTGCAGCCATTGCAGCCAAATTCCTGCAAGCCCGCTTCGAGGAAGTGATGCCGCAAACCATCTACGCATATATTTCGGATGGAGGCATACAAGAAGAGATTTCCCAAGGTGCGGGACGCATTGCCGGCACGCTGGGACTGGACAACCTCATCATGTTCTATGACTCCAACGATATACAGCTATCCACCGAAACAAAAGATGTTACCATCGAAGATACGGCCAAGAAATACGCAGCTTGGGGCTGGAAAGTCATCACGATTAACGGTAACGACCCCGACGCCATCCGTGGCGCACTGAAAGAAGCAAAGGCCGAAAACGAACGACCCACACTGATCATCGGTCAGACCGTGATGGGCAAAGGCGCCCGTAAGGCCGACGGTAGCAGCTACGAAGCCAACTGTGCCACTCATGGCGCTCCTTTGGGCGGTGACGCTTACGTCAACACCATCAAGAATTTGGGCGGTGATCCCACCAATCCGTTCGTCATCTTCCCCGAAGTGGCCGAACTATACGCCAAACGCACTGCCGAACTGAAGAAAATCATGACCGAGAAATATGCAGCCAGAGCCGCTTGGGCCAAGGCCAACCCGGAAAAAGCCGCCAAACTGGAACAGTTCTTCTCCGGCAAAACCCCTGAAGTCAATTGGGCTGCCATCGAGCAGAAAGCCGGCTCGGCCACACGCGCCGCATCGGCCACCGTGCTGGGTGCTCTTGCCACTCAGGTGGAGAACATGATTGTAGCATCCGCCGACCTCTCCAACTCCGATAAGACCGACGGTTTCCTGAAAAAGACCCACGCCTTCAAGAAAGGAGATTTCAGCGGCGCATTCTTCCAAGCCGGTGTGGCAGAGTTGACCATGGCATGTTGCTGCATCGGTATGGCATTGCACGGTGGTGTTATTCCGGCATGCGGTACATTCTTCGTATTCTCCGACTACATGAAACCTGCCGTACGTATGGCGGCTCTCATGGAAGTTCCCGTTAAGTTTATCTGGACACACGACGCATTCCGTGTAGGTGAAGATGGACCTACGCATGAACCGGTGGAACAAGAAGCTCAAATCCGCCTGATGGAGAAACTGAAGAACCACAAGGGACAAAACTCCATGTTGGTACTCCGTCCCGCAGATGCCGAAGAAACCACTGTAGCATGGAAACTGGCCATGGAGAACACCACCACTCCTACCGGACTTATCTTCTCTCGCCAGAACATTGCCAACCTGCCCGCCGGAAACGACTACGAACAAGCAGCCAAAGGCGCCTACATCGTGGCGGGCTCGGATGCCAATCCCGATGTAATCCTTGTGGCCTCGGGGTCGGAAGTATCCACTTTGGTGGCAGGAACCGAATTGCTCCGTAAAGACGGCATCAAAGTACGTATCGTGTCCGCCCCGTCCGAAGGTCTGTTTCATAGCCAGTCCCCGGGTTATCAGGAAAGCGTCATCTCACACAAAGCAAAAGTGTTCGGCCTGACTGCCGGATTGCCCGTAACGCTGCAAGGGCTGGTCGGCCTTCATGGCAAAGTATGGGGCTTGGAATCGTTCGGCTTCTCGGCTCCCTATAAAGTGTTGGACGAGAAACTCGGATTCACGGCCGAGAACGTTTATAAACAAGTGAAGGATCTGCTGCGATGAAGACAATAGGAATCTGCTGCGACCACGCAGGCTATGAACTGAAGCAGTACGTCAAGCAATGGTTAGAGGCCAAAGGTTGGGAGTACAAGGACTTCGGGACTTACTCTCCCGAAAGCGTTGATTATCCCGACTTCGCCCATCCGCTGGCATTGGCCGTCGAAGCCGGAGAATGCTATCCCGGCATTGCCATCTGCGGCAGCGGAAACGGCATCTGTATGACGCTGAACAAGCACCAAGGCATTCGTGCCGCTTTGTGCTGGCAGTCGGAAATCTCCGCTCTGGCACGTCAGCACAACGATGCCAACATTCTGGTCATGCCCGGCCGTTTCGTCACCAACAAAGAGGCGGAAGAAATCATGACCCGGTTCTTCACCACCCCGTTCGAGGGTGGACGCCATCAGCGGCGAATCGAGAAGATACCTGCCGAATGAAAGTACACATAAGAAGCTGCCAATAAAAAGGCCCACTTCAAAGCAGCTTCCAATCTTAGCATATCGAGGACTTGCAAATGTTTTCCATAATGTTTTGCAAGTCCTCGTCGTTACTCATGGTCACTTACCGTTATCGTTTTGTCTTTTCATTTCCCGGCATATATTTGTGCCACCGCACACTGCGAAACGTGCGGTTACATCTGTTCTTGCTTTTAAGTTTTAAACTGTAAGCATTTTGAGATACTCCTTTGTTTCGATGGTACTTTTTAAAGGTGACTCAAAGTTTGTTTTTGGAGGATTTATTTGTAACCTTGTCATTTGTTTCATTGAGGCCTGCCAATTTACAGTTCACACCGTACATCCTCCGCATCAGCTCCGTATCAACTCCGTATCAACTCCGTATATCCTCCGCTTCTATAGATACGGAGTTGATACGGAGAGGACACGGCTTTGATAAGGCCGAGGTATCAACAAGGGATTGAGCGCCTGTTTAAATGTTTGCCCGCAACATCGGCATCATCCGAGCCAAAGCTGTTACGGCTCTCACTTGTGTGGTATATACAACATATTCAGATATGTGCAAATCAACAAATACCGGCCGCAACTTATCGCCTCTTTGGGATAACTGTGTCACAACGTCAATAAATAAACTCAAATAAGTGGGTAAACGAACACTATAGCAATCCGGATCATACAGACATCCAAATCTGTTTGAAGTATCAGCCAGTTTGCAAAACAGATTGTTAACACCACAAAGATATCGACCTTACAACAAACTGTATATATAAGATTCTTTGCGGAGAATTATGTCATAAAGTGAGGAAAACATTACCGAAATTCATGCAAATGATGTATATTTGCAACGAAGAAGGCTACTTTCTCCTTACTCATTAGAGCCCATTTATTAGAGAGCTTAGTACACTCTAAAGATACAAATTATAATTGAACTTCGAGTCCGGAACAAGGCTAAAGTGAGGGGAGCGGTCTTCTTTTTTTATTATACAGGCATTAAAAACGCAGATATTTATCTAAATTTGAATGCTAACGCCAAGCGTCCGCCAAGACAGCTGCAAGCCGCCTTGGCGGTGCAAATTCACATACTTTGCCCGCAATGAAAACAGACTCATGACAAAGAAAAACGGAAACATCCTGATTGTCGATGATAATCGAGGCGTACTCACCGCCTTACAACTTCTGCTGAAGCCTCATTTTGAAGAAATCACCGCCCTTTCTTCACCCGTCACCCTGCCCGGTGCGTTGCGCGAAAAGAAGTGGCAGGTGGTGTTGCTCGACATGAACTTTACTTCAGGCATCAACAGTGGCAATGAAGGTCTTTACTGGCTACACGAGATAAAAAAACAGTGCCCCGCCTTGCCGGTGGTTCTTTTCACGGCTTATGCCGACATTGACCTTGCCGTGAGGGGCATCAAAGAAGGCGCCGCCGACTTCATTGTGAAGCCTTGGGACAACCGGAAGCTGGTGGAAGCACTGCTGAATGCCGCGTCCTCCCCGGAACAGAGACCTTCGGCAAACGGCAGGCACACGGGAAGCAAGGGCACCGCACCGGCCGACAGCCCCGGCATGTATTGGGGCAACAGTGGCGCCATGCAGCAACTGCGCCGGATGGTGCAGAAAGTAGCTTCTACCGACGCCAACATTCTCATCACCGGCGAAAACGGCACCGGCAAAGAGATGCTGGCCCGCGAGATACACCGCCTCTCGACACGCAGCGACCAAGAGATGGTAAGCGTGGATATGGGTGCAATCACCGAAAGCCTTTTCGAGAGCGAACTATTCGGCCATGTGAAAGGCTCTTTCACCGATGCCCATACTGACCGTCCCGGCAAGTTCGAAGCTGCCGGACACAGCACCCTTTTCCTCGACGAGATAGGCAACCTGCCTTACCACCTGCAAGCCAAACTGTTGACGGCCATCCAGCGCCGCTGCATCGTACGCGTGGGCAGCAACATCCCCATTCCCATCGACATCCGACTGATATGCGCCACCAACCGCAACCTCTCTGCCATGGTGGCCAAGGGGGAGTTCCGGGAAGACTTGCTATATCGCATCAACACGATACACCTTGAAATCCCTTCACTGCGCGAACGTCCCGAAGACATCCTTCCGCTGGCCGATCGTTTTATCCGGCGCTTCTGCAAACAGTATGACAAACCATCCCTCAGGCTGACGGACGACGCCTGCGAAAAGCTGAGGCTACATCCTTGGTATGGCAATATCCGCGAGTTGGAGCATGTCATCGAAAAGGCTGTCATCATCTGCGACAATGAGCTTCTTCCGGCCGAAATGTTCCAGTTGACCCGGCGGATGGAGCAACCCGAAGCCGCAGCATCCACATTGGAAGAAATGGAGATGCAGATGATAAGAAAGACCCTCGGCACATGCAACGGAAATCTTTCTGCCGTGGCATCGCAGCTGGGCATCACGCGGCAGACGCTTTACAACAAAATGAAAAAGTACGGACTTTGAAAAAGAATTTGCCATACACCGCATGAAATATAGAGATCCAAGACAATATTATTCGTTTCGTGTGACCGTCAGTACATTGACGGCACTCCTTGCGGGTGCAATGTGGACGTTTGTCTTTGTTGACTCTCCGAGTCTGACAGGGCTGCACGTCCCATTGTTCGGGGCCGTTCTGGTCAGCGCGCTTCTTCCCGCAACCATCCATTGGCAGAGGAAATTGTATCGCCGTCACGTACAGAAGGTGCTTTTCATGCTCGATGCCATCGAGAACAACGACAATGCCGTTCACTTTCCTGAAAAAGAAGTACCGGCAGAGACGCAACTCGTAAACCATGCCCTGAACCGAGTGACCCGCATGCTTTATAACGTAAAAAGCGAAACCGCCCAACAGGAGAAATACCATGAACTGATTCTCGACTGTGTAAATACCGGTATCTTGGTCTTAAACGACCAAGGCGCCATCTATCAGAAGAACAGTGAAGCCCTGCGGTTGCTGGGGCTCGACATCTTTACCCACATCAGCCAGTTGAACCGCATCGATGAGCAACTGTGCTCCCGGCTTGCCAACAGCCGTCCCGGCGAAAAACAGCAAGTGACATTCCACAACGAGCGGGGAAGCGTGAACATATCCATCCGCGTCAGCGACATCAGCGTGCGCAACGAGCACCTGCGCATCCTTGCCCTCAACGACATCAACAGCGAGCTGGACGAAAAGGAAATAGATTCGTGGAGCAGGCTCACCCGTGTGCTGACACACGAAATAATGAATGCCGTGACCCCGATAACCTCACTGAGCGACACCCTTCTGGAACTGACCGAAGGGCAAGCCTCGCATGACGAGATCAGGGACGGACTGCAAACCATCAGCAGTACGGGCAAGGGTCTGCTGTCTTTTGTAGAGTCGTACCGAAAGTTCACGCGCATCCCTACCCCCGAACCCTCTTTGTTCTACCTCAAGAGCTTCATCGAACGCATGGTAGAGCTTGCCCGCCATCAGCATCCCGATGCCCGAGTGATATTTCACACCGACATCGTGCCGGACGACCTCATTCTGCATGCCGACGAGCACCTGATATCGCAAGTGGTCATCAACCTGTTGAAAAACGCCATACAAGCCATCGGGTCGGACAACGACACGGACAAAGAAGGACGCATCGACATCCGCGCCTACAGCAATGAAGTGGAGGAAATACTGATAGAGATATCGAACAACGGTCCTGCCATCCCCGATGCCATCGCCGAACATATCTTCATACCGTTTTTCACCACAAAAGAGGATGGGAACGGCATAGGTTTGAGCATTTCGCGGCAAATCATGCGGTTGTCGGGCGGCAACCTTTCATTGCTACCCGGCAAAAAGACCACTTTTTCGCTAAAGTTCAATTGAACCTTTTTCAGAAGATGTTTGTTTGACACATAGCGATTTATGTACAGATATTTATCACAACTTTAACCCCAATAATACTCCGATTATGTTATTCACGGCAGGCAACATTCTACTTGTAGGTTCCGTCCTACTCTTCGTCAGTATCATCGTAGGCAAGACCGGCTACCGTTTCGGTGTTCCCGCCTTATTGCTTTTTCTCGTCGTCGGCATGCTGTTCGGCAGCGACGGATTGGGTTTGCAGTTTCACAATGCCGAAGAAGCGCAATTCATCGGCATGGCGGCTCTCAACATCATCCTGTTCACCGGCGGTATGGACACCAAATTCTCCGACATAAAGCCGATTCTGGCCCCCGGCATCACCTTATCCACCTTGGGGGTATTGCTCACGGCCTTATTCACCGGTCTTTTTATCCGGTGGCTGTCGGGCACGGACTGGAGCAACATTCAATTTCCGCTCACCACTTCTCTTTTGCTTGCCGCCACGATGTCGTCTACCGATTCGGCTTCCGTATTTGCCATTCTGCGTTCCCAAAAGAT
Protein-coding regions in this window:
- a CDS encoding transketolase family protein, whose amino-acid sequence is MNDKKLMNRAADNIRILAASMVEKANSGHPGGAMGGADFVNVLFSEFLVYDPENPAWEGRDRFFLDPGHMSPMLYSQLALTGKFTLDELKEFRQWESPTPGHPERDIMRGIENTSGPLGQGHTYAVGAAIAAKFLQARFEEVMPQTIYAYISDGGIQEEISQGAGRIAGTLGLDNLIMFYDSNDIQLSTETKDVTIEDTAKKYAAWGWKVITINGNDPDAIRGALKEAKAENERPTLIIGQTVMGKGARKADGSSYEANCATHGAPLGGDAYVNTIKNLGGDPTNPFVIFPEVAELYAKRTAELKKIMTEKYAARAAWAKANPEKAAKLEQFFSGKTPEVNWAAIEQKAGSATRAASATVLGALATQVENMIVASADLSNSDKTDGFLKKTHAFKKGDFSGAFFQAGVAELTMACCCIGMALHGGVIPACGTFFVFSDYMKPAVRMAALMEVPVKFIWTHDAFRVGEDGPTHEPVEQEAQIRLMEKLKNHKGQNSMLVLRPADAEETTVAWKLAMENTTTPTGLIFSRQNIANLPAGNDYEQAAKGAYIVAGSDANPDVILVASGSEVSTLVAGTELLRKDGIKVRIVSAPSEGLFHSQSPGYQESVISHKAKVFGLTAGLPVTLQGLVGLHGKVWGLESFGFSAPYKVLDEKLGFTAENVYKQVKDLLR
- the rpiB gene encoding ribose 5-phosphate isomerase B, with amino-acid sequence MKTIGICCDHAGYELKQYVKQWLEAKGWEYKDFGTYSPESVDYPDFAHPLALAVEAGECYPGIAICGSGNGICMTLNKHQGIRAALCWQSEISALARQHNDANILVMPGRFVTNKEAEEIMTRFFTTPFEGGRHQRRIEKIPAE
- a CDS encoding sigma-54-dependent transcriptional regulator, producing MTKKNGNILIVDDNRGVLTALQLLLKPHFEEITALSSPVTLPGALREKKWQVVLLDMNFTSGINSGNEGLYWLHEIKKQCPALPVVLFTAYADIDLAVRGIKEGAADFIVKPWDNRKLVEALLNAASSPEQRPSANGRHTGSKGTAPADSPGMYWGNSGAMQQLRRMVQKVASTDANILITGENGTGKEMLAREIHRLSTRSDQEMVSVDMGAITESLFESELFGHVKGSFTDAHTDRPGKFEAAGHSTLFLDEIGNLPYHLQAKLLTAIQRRCIVRVGSNIPIPIDIRLICATNRNLSAMVAKGEFREDLLYRINTIHLEIPSLRERPEDILPLADRFIRRFCKQYDKPSLRLTDDACEKLRLHPWYGNIRELEHVIEKAVIICDNELLPAEMFQLTRRMEQPEAAASTLEEMEMQMIRKTLGTCNGNLSAVASQLGITRQTLYNKMKKYGL
- a CDS encoding sensor histidine kinase → MKYRDPRQYYSFRVTVSTLTALLAGAMWTFVFVDSPSLTGLHVPLFGAVLVSALLPATIHWQRKLYRRHVQKVLFMLDAIENNDNAVHFPEKEVPAETQLVNHALNRVTRMLYNVKSETAQQEKYHELILDCVNTGILVLNDQGAIYQKNSEALRLLGLDIFTHISQLNRIDEQLCSRLANSRPGEKQQVTFHNERGSVNISIRVSDISVRNEHLRILALNDINSELDEKEIDSWSRLTRVLTHEIMNAVTPITSLSDTLLELTEGQASHDEIRDGLQTISSTGKGLLSFVESYRKFTRIPTPEPSLFYLKSFIERMVELARHQHPDARVIFHTDIVPDDLILHADEHLISQVVINLLKNAIQAIGSDNDTDKEGRIDIRAYSNEVEEILIEISNNGPAIPDAIAEHIFIPFFTTKEDGNGIGLSISRQIMRLSGGNLSLLPGKKTTFSLKFN